From the Lactuca sativa cultivar Salinas chromosome 9, Lsat_Salinas_v11, whole genome shotgun sequence genome, the window TAGATTAAGCCAAAAAACATGCTTAGTATATTCAGACACCAACCTTTTACCTATTTCCCACTATTATGTTTCTTCCTACTCCTCTCACATTATAATCAATGAATATTGTAAAAAAAATACCTTATATGAGGGTAAACTAGTCATTTACTCtcatttaaatgatttaataTATAGGAAAAATGTTTCAAGATCCAGTTTAAGGTAAGACTATTTATGAAGAATTTGACAATATTTCTTCTTTTTTTCAATATATTGAGACAAAAAAAATTGTGTacactaataaaaagaataaaaaaataatgttAAAACTGTCCTAATGTCAATGAACTATACATGAAGATGACCCATTACAAACgactaattaaaaaaaaaaaaaagataattacaaTGACAATACCGAAGGAGAATATGATTGTCGAACCTGAAATTAAGTGGTGAGGGTTTTGAAGTGGAAAAGACCGTTTTACCCTTAGCCTAATTTCCCAATTTCCCTTTTCTTCTTCATAGCCTTATGACCATGGTAAATAAATGAATCTACAATCCCTGCAACCGTGAAGATACCTGAACACAACATCAAATGTTCATAAAAGGTTAATGGAAAGAAGTGTCAATTGTATGGACTATGGAATGGAATCTGTCAAAGGAATGGAATTGAATGTTTTTGGAAGGAATGGAATCTGTCAAAGGAATATATCATTATCATGTACCTCCTACTATCGCGCATAGATTGGTCAAGAAGTGTAAGAAGGAAGCATGCCTTTCTGTGAAAGTCACCTGAAGAAGCAATTTTGTAATAAATACAAGTGAtaaaaaacatttagtataaAATCATTAATTTAATAATTAGTAACCCAAAATAAAGAAATTGGacctaaatgaaaaaaaaaaaaaccttaattgGAGAGAGGTCATAGAAGAAGAAGACTCCAGGAAGCCCTCGATGTTTGACTTGTGGAGCCTTATAATGTTCTGTCACAGAGAACTGTAGGATACGAATTCCACaaatttttaaaatacaaaaaatgatCATAAATACATTtccaatttaaataattaaatttcaTCAAATACCTGATTTGACTTGATAACTCGCCCACTAAGAGGGGTGTACACAGTTGGAACCACCTGAAAATTTAATTAagattttttatatttgtttCATGAATTTATTCACATAAAGATTCATTGTAGAATACTAACCTTGAGAAAATACTGATATATTCCATTTGGAGTTCCTTGATACCAACGCACCCTGAAAGGTTAAAAAGAAACCATTTTGACCCtcaaaatttaaaaacaaacAGTTTTGACCCTCAATAATTAAGAAAAGAATCTTACCCATCAAGTGGATTTACTTTCCCAGGATAATAGTCTCCAAAAGCTAATTTATTTATCCTGTGACTTATCTGCAAAATTTATAAGCACTTAAAAagtaaaaccaaaaaaaaaaaaggaaattgtGGAAGATCAAAAAGATTGTAGCATACATTATAACTATCGTCTTCAAAACTATGGGCATCATGTACATGGGGTAAATGCATATTTGCAAGATGAAAGCTTTTAACAAAGTGAAAATTTCCAGCCACTTTGTTGATAATTATAGATCCATACACATTGCACCCTTCACCTTGTTCAGCTTTAATCCTTTGAACAAAACCTTCTCTTTTACACTAAAATGTCAAGAATGTTAAACTTTTCAACATTTTTATTCAAGATTTGGATATTAAATATTAATCTTGAATCAAACCACTAACCTGATCAATCAAATCAGGATTCATTAATCCCCATCCTCTTCTTCTATATGCTTCACGAACCTCATCACATGTATTACAACATTCACTTTCTGACTGAAATGTTAAACAGTAACAAGATTACAAGAATCAATTATTTGATGCATGATTTTTCTgagtttatataattatatatcaaaggcATATACCTGTTCTGCACCAAAACATGAGCCACAGTATGTTTCATTATCTTGAACATCTCCACCATGTTTCTGCTTTAGCTTCCCAATATTAGGTTTACCAATCTTGTCAAATTTCACTTGGATTATATGCCCATCAGAATCGATTCTGTTCTTCATTACAGAATGTTTCTGCAGCGATAAATTGTAGTCAAATGCCATGAAAACAAATAAACAATAGCTACGGGAACATGTAAAGATGACATACAATATCAAGATGTTGCTCCCCACTGATATCAATGGCATCAAGACTGAGTAGTGTGCATGAAACTGCAGGGAATGTGATATCAAACTGCATTTACAGATGTGAATTGTGAGTTATGAGTTCATGTTTTGATATAAATCTTGGAAATTATCGATAATTTTTACATTAATTTTGAGGTGTTCCCCTCTTGAAGTATCAACTACAAGCTTTGTATCGGTAACTGTTTGAAGATATAGTCCTGAAATAGAGAAGacaccaacaacaacatttagaTGTTGAATTCAACATCATTTTGTAGAAATACCAAAAGTAATATACTATAGATAGCAAGGAAGATCGATTTTGGACACTATGAGTAGCAAAATATAATGGTTAAAGAGGAGCAAATAACTTTTACTTTACTGTATATCAAATGCTATAAACGCATGATGAATTGATGTTAATGAGAACCAATGGGAAATGCATGCTGATATTATCCCGAACAAAAAAGGAACCCAAACACGGACATTAAATCACTAAGAGCTACTTAAAGATTCATAATGAGAATTATCAGATCACACATGGAATTATTATAGGGAAATCAATTCCTTATTTATCCTACAAACAAACAGCAAATCATACGCTATAATACAAAGGAATTTTACCGAACTCCGAGAAAATCAGGAAGAGCATCGCAAAGGATGAAGCGAGGGTAATAACACCACCAGAAAGCGTACGGCTGTAGAAATCCTCATTGACTTTAGGGTACGCATCCAGATTCCGAACCTTGCTGAAAACTCTGTTCATAATGCCCACAGAAGGCATATCATCCAAATAACCTAAAACTCCAAAGTGACAACAATTTTCTCTTGAAATTCAGATTATTTTGTATCAAATTCGAAACTCACGCCCTCGATTTTCACTCCTCCATCTACATGCGTTCCAaatggtggaggtgaaggagaaCGGCCGGCGCCGGAAAATGTTAGAGATCAAATTTGTACGTGATTCGGCGTTATTTTCCGTTGGCTTTGAATTCGCTGGACGAAACTCCgccatttttgagtttttttttttggttataaTTGATGCCAACTCCTAATCTACGGGCATGCGATTTTCAATAACGTCGaatgaatttaatatttcaaaaacaACGCTCAGGTTTTATTAAACTGCAGAAAACACCTTTTACTTTTATTTCTTGACTATTATTGTAATTTATTGATTTTTTCACATAAGATTTTAAAAGGACCTCATAAATTGGTTCTTGAAACTTTAAAGGGTGATATTTTTCttaatgtgttatatatatatatatatatatatatatatatatatatatatatatatatatatatatatatatatatatatatatatatatatatatatatatatatatatatatatatatcagtcatAACCATTAAAACGATTAAATACTAATAATAACAGTGACTAtacatgtatttttatgtatattataTCTATTAGGTCTAAAACTTGTAtattatatgggttgattaaagaaaataaaatattaaaatataaataataagtattttttaaaataaaattttaaaataaaaaataaagaaacatattaattgcaatttagtataatatttattacattcgatattatatatatatatatatatatatatatatatatatatatatatatatatatatatatatgtatataagtatttgttttaattttaaaaattaagaaaacaataaaattgacattggatattatttatttaaaaagtatcacaaaataataagtgtcaaaactcattaaAAATTAATATGTAGTAAAATTATCTTCATTTGTTATAGTAGATACTAAATATGTTTGACTTTATTTTCCACCGTTTAGTCCTTTCACTTTTTATTTTTGTACTTTTTCCTTTTAGTTTGTAAAATGGGACTTTACACCttctatttttcaaaattaagctTTTATCTGCTTCGACTTTAAAAAAACTTTCTATATTGTCACTTCCACTCTTTCAATTTTTTAAACTTTCTAATTTAACCTTGTACTGTATATaatcttattttttttagttaccACCCCTTAACTTTATAAAATATTACTTTCACCCCATTGGCTTTAAAAGAGTTCAACTTCTTAAATACATTATTGTCAACGCAACCTTACACCCCTTAAATTTCTAAACTTTCATGTTTACCCCCGTACTATATGTAATCTGATATCTACCGACTTTATCTACGTTTCGGCATAAAATTTTTACGTTTTCATGCTTATTTTTAAGCATTTTTCTTGACATGGATGTGGTCCTTGACTtttgtgttttggcaaccttagtCCTCCTAGGTTTCTATGTATGGCTTTGGTCCTTAACTTTTTTTGGTTTGACAACTTAAGTCCTCCTAAACTTATATTGCTATAGAAAGAGTTCTTCTACTTAAATACATTATTGTCGCCGCAAGTGCGGCGGAGTAAaatccaagtttatttcaaatagAGATGTTGCTAAAAGGTTTCAATGTTAAGGAgctttttatgatttattggaaTTTATATGCAAACGTGACGGTCAATAGGTCTTGTACTTGAACTAGTAAATGAGCCCGCACATTGCTGcgggtttttatatgtttttgttgtGTATAAaccaattatattttaaaaagctGAAGCTTTATCGGTTAAAGtaacatttaaaaaataaaaaggatgaaaaatgtcttttcaaagtAGAGTAAAAAACATATTAATAAGTCCATAAAATATTTTTGCCTAGTTAAAAATAAGACCagaattgaaagaaaaaaaaaaaaaaaaaaaaaaaaaaaaaaaaaaaaaaaaaaactattgttTTCAAGTAATGTGACAACCCACAATAGCTGTTAATATATAGTAAATAAAGTTGCATAACATATAAACAATAAAAAGTTTGGGTTAAACTTCAACAAGTTTAAGGTAAATAATTTGGATTTGGGGATAGTTTGTCAATAAATGGAAATAGTTTAGGGACCAGTTTCATAATTTAGATGTTTTGAATGCTGTAATTCAATCACACGACGCACAATAGCAAAAGAAATGAATAGATGtgcataatagatcaacctttatTGTACAATATGCATCAGGAAGAGTACTATTAACTACAGTAACTTATAGAGAGAAAAGTTAACTTgcattttgtatatatttataatatattataacaaAAGATTCAACATTTCAATGTATATCACCATGCTAAGTTTTGGAGACCGATTCATCCTTTTTTGTGAGTGACTTTCGATATTAGATTAGACATTATAATGCGTAATGGACTTGTCAGAGTCTTTCAGGCTTGGCCTTTATAGGTAGATTTTAGGTAACTTACTGGTATGTATATCATTTGACTTCGTGTAACCTAATGTATGTAAGCTAATGGGCAAATatcaattaaatatatattttgtgtTCGCTTGTGGACGTAGTCAACCACTCTGATCATGTGAACAacataaaatgatttttatttatttgtttttttattattactcTTTAAAATCATTTATCAAGTTGTAGAAGTGTTTAATCCTTAACAAACCACGTGTGGAAAATGATAATAGATACATGTCTTGCTTCAAGGTTTTTTTATtggttaaatttatatttttggttcTTAGTTTAtggtttatttgttttttatttttcggTTCCAAACCGGTTCACATGCCTATTGACATGTGCCTTGCCTTTATATGTTGCAGAAGAGAAGGATTATCAAATGAGTCTTGAGTGTTCCTTCATGCCATCCAGACCCCTATAAACTTCCCTAAGCCATACAACTAATTTGACATTCCTTAATAATTTGTGTGTTAACCGTTATTTGtgaatttattttgtttattttcatAGGAAAATATTATATTGTAGACAAAGGTTATCCCGACCATTTTACACCATATTCATGCATTACATATCATGAACCACAATTTGCGCATGTTCTTCCAACTAATGCTCAAGAGATTTTCACTTGGGTTTGAGATACATTCATATCTTTAAAGTTGTATTGAACATTTATATCGAGTATTAAAAAAGATGTGGAAATTTTGGACAAAATGTTAAGATACGGCGAGAAGATGCAAATATGTAGGGTTGTTAATCGGATCAACccgatcgggtttcgggttaaacgGGACGGGTTAATCgggttttttttaaagaaattgaCCTTAAACCCGATCCTATTAAGGTTTTGGTTagtcgggttaatcgggtttaaatagaaataaaataatatttgtttattttagcaAATAACTTACAAATATAAGAACCTAAAATGTAACGTTTTAAAAAGTAAACTCTTTGTACATAGaatgaatttaaaaacaaaaaaatgtggGTTCATAAACTTGCTTTAACTTATATATACATAACTTTTTTTTACCTTTTGAACTCTCTGTAACTTATACATAAAGAATTTTTATAAGCTTTTGAACTCTTTGTGAATATAGCATTTATCAAATATGTCAACTTTTTGTATTTTAGTAATTTGTAATTAGTTAGTTACTTACTTTATAAATTAACATGGTAAAAACTTAAATATGAAATACTTGTTCAGGTTAATAAAGTATGCCCCTTATTCTGTGTGAACATGGCATTTATCAAGTATGTCCCTTATTCGGGTTAATCGGGTTAACCCACAacccgattttttttaaaaaaatcaactaTAAATCTGACCCTAAATGCAATTCAAGTATGTCGGGTTAACCCGAATCATCCGATTTAGAATTTTGACCATATTAAACCCGACCCTAAGTACCTTATTTAGGTTCAGGTCGGATCGGGTtaatcgggttcgggtttttttgacACCGCTACAAATATGTGTGATAATGACGGTATTACTCTCATAACTATATTCAAAGGAAAGACTCAACAAATATGATTTTCaatattgttaattaaaattatcaaTATCCGAATAATTTGGAGATTCAAGATTTACTTATGTTAACACTCAGAGAGTCAAACCATGAGATTCAAAAAATTGTAATAATAATGCAAATATGATTGGAATGTAAAGAATGtcttttaaacaaaaaattattggAAACTCTTTGTTATTAAAGTAgcttaaaatgaaaaaatacaaggtAAATTATATAGCCAAATGTTTTTTTCCATAGCATTTTACATATATCATCAAACTTATCAACTAACTTTTACCAATACTATTACATTGGCTGACTTATTAACTACCACCTAACAAAGGCTAGTTTTTCGCAGCTAACTTTTAGCCTTTAATCACCCAAACACAACCTTAGAGGAACCTAGTTTAACATAATATTTCAACTTTATAGCAACTCCTAGTTATATTATATGCAACAAATATTTGAAAGATATCAACACGGATTTAAATACAATGGAAATACAATGATCCACTCAACTCATTGATATTACGAATTAGGGACACATGTTTTAGTTACATCAAAATATGGCTAGGTGAGTTCCAAAATCGAATCACACATGTGTATTGATCAAATTTTGGACGCATGTAGATTTAGATTTCAATCACCAAATTTGTCTTATGAcattaaaacaaaaaacaaaaatatatgcatccaaaacaacaatatatatcaACGAACATATACACAGATGAATTCTAGGTCAAAATTGGGCCACCATGATGAGAATCAATGGTCAAACGAACAAGATGATACAAAAGATGGACACCAATTGAACAGGTGTATGAGTCCATATCCGACTCTATTGGACGATTTTATATaacatattatatattatatttgcACATCATTAAAACTTGCTTTCAAATCTACCATGCCTACCTAACAACATGTTAGTTTTTTCGACTGCTTGAAACCTTGTCATCTGATTCATTTCTCCTTTCCTGACAAAAAAAAAGTCTAATTTTAGTATCTTAATACTGTGAATAAAAAATAGTTTAATAATAGAATTATGAGTATTACATATTTGGTCCAAGGGCAAAAAATGGTCATTTAAAAATATTTGGGTTAGTAGTTAAGATTTCACTGTTTGTAGACCATATCCACATCAAAATGAAACCAGAGGACGTTTTTGGGACAAAATTCAAAACTTGGGACtaaaggtgtaatttatctagtTTCAAAGATATTTAATTTAGTTAGCTCAGTTTATTTAATTTTGTTGTTGCATTTACCTTTGCATTTGGTTTGAGAGGTGAAGTTGTAGGCATGTTGAATGACTCTGAAGGCCTATGAAACAACAAATGCGCTATTGTCCGATCAATAGGATTTGTGTCTGTTTCCATGTCCATAAAGCCACtgtacatgaaaaaaaaaacataacattaaTTATTTTCAAATAGAAGGGGCATTCTCGTCTTTTCACATAATGGGGATTGAGGACCTGAGTCACATACACAGTACACTGTATTGAAAATAGAGAAAGAAAAACATACTTGTTAGTTCCATCGGTCAATAGGGGCCCACTTATGCCTGCATGGTTATTATGTCTTTGTTCTGCACTTCTAGCTAACCGGTACAGACTATCCCTTATGCATAATTTAGTCCTCAAATCCAACTGAAAACCACACAAAAAGGGGATTTCATTCTtttgttttttattaaaagaccaaaataccctcatcatATACATTGGACGTATTAAAAAAGACAAAGTTATCCCACCTGTTCCATAACTTGTTGGAGCTGTCTGAAACTTGTTGCTTCTAGTGAGATTTCATCCAATTCAGTACTAATTGAAGAACCTTCTGGAACATCTAATGAACCTAATCCAACTGAAGATCCTTTCTTCAATTCCCGAATATCATTTTGGCTTTCAATCTTCTTTTGAGATGGAATTAGGTCACTTCCTGAAGCCTGAATCATCATCATGTCCATTTGTTT encodes:
- the LOC111899084 gene encoding uncharacterized protein LOC111899084, which produces MPSVGIMNRVFSKVRNLDAYPKVNEDFYSRTLSGGVITLASSFAMLFLIFSEFGLYLQTVTDTKLVVDTSRGEHLKINFDITFPAVSCTLLSLDAIDISGEQHLDIKHSVMKNRIDSDGHIIQVKFDKIGKPNIGKLKQKHGGDVQDNETYCGSCFGAEQSESECCNTCDEVREAYRRRGWGLMNPDLIDQCKREGFVQRIKAEQGEGCNVYGSIIINKVAGNFHFVKSFHLANMHLPHVHDAHSFEDDSYNISHRINKLAFGDYYPGKVNPLDGVRWYQGTPNGIYQYFLKVVPTVYTPLSGRVIKSNQFSVTEHYKAPQVKHRGLPGVFFFYDLSPIKVTFTERHASFLHFLTNLCAIVGGIFTVAGIVDSFIYHGHKAMKKKREIGKLG